In Argiope bruennichi chromosome 4, qqArgBrue1.1, whole genome shotgun sequence, a single window of DNA contains:
- the LOC129966798 gene encoding transmembrane anterior posterior transformation protein 1-like isoform X2, giving the protein MEKKALLSLTAKSSGVEDVNSSVCKKKEKEKEKVSSVFDYLYGELRRGYLLENDEQRFTERREKFYIFLKIPKEIEKFIIYGFFQCVDAFLFLFTFLPLRSALSVWFLVTRTLKLVFSALFGIHHNYRSLQPAEICDLLKVIILCCVSFSMMYVDTSMLYHIVKSQSVIKLYIMFNMLEVADKLFSSFGQDILDALYWTATEPRGRKREHLGLLPHLCISLVYVFIHTLIVLIQATTLNVAINSQNKALLTIMLSNNFVELKSMVFKKFEKNNLFQMSCSDVRERFHYLILLFIVVIQTMKEYNWSYDQFMVLLPYCVGVILAEIAVDWTKHAFITRFNEITFEVYRDYRISLAYDLASCKLKNAFADHSDLISRRMGFIPLPLGALVIRVVSGSITIVGFWSFVCFFMVYLCLISAKVAISIALLGKACDEIEMHRNAQKEKMPQPRQCNSLPSSCHHSTEDLTKLIQPKSMPHSQCASASSSIADITARAEILQETLEPNPLFSNSTVSLNSLGMNDNMFVNEQFSANKLETGAPRWKATATFGGILRTSNETEPIKRRISLQEKVEFSEDSKS; this is encoded by the exons atgGAGAAAAAGGCTTTGTTATCATTAACAGCCAAGTCATCTGGAGTTGAAGATGTCAACTCTTCTgtttgtaaaaagaaagaaaaggagaaagaaaaag TTTCATCTGTCTTTGATTATTTGTATGGTGAATTAAGAAGAGGCTACTTGCTAGAAAATGATGAGCAAAGATTTACTGAAAGGCGTGAAAAGTTTTATATCTTTCTGAAAATCCCTAAAGAAATTGAAAAg TTCATCATATATGGATTCTTCCAGTGTGttgatgcttttttatttttattcacttttctgCCTTTGCGTTCAGCTCTTTCTGTTTGGTTTCTTGTTACACGAACTTTGAAACTTGTATTTAG TGCTTTATTTGGAATACATCATAATTATAGAAGTTTACAACCTGCAGAAATTTGTGACCTTTTGAAAGTTATCATCTTATGTTGTGTGAGCTTCTCTATGATGTATGTTGACACATCAATGTTGTACCATATTGTAAAAAGTCAATCTGTTATTAAGCtgtatataatgtttaatatgcTAGAG gtagctgataaattattttcatcatttggaCAAGACATTCTTGATGCTTTGTACTGGACTGCAACAGAACCAAGGGGAAGAAAAAGGGAACATCTTGGATTATTGCCCCATTTATGTATCAGTCTTGTCTATGTCT TTATTCATACTCTTATTGTTCTGATTCAAGCTACTACTTTAAATGTTGCCATAAATTCGCAAAATAAGGCCTTACTTACCATAATGCTATCAAATAat TTTGTTGAACTGAAAagcatggtttttaaaaaatttgaaaaaaacaacttatttcaAATGTCTTGTAGTGATGTCAGAGAAAGGTTTCATTACTTGATTCTCTTATTCATAGTTGTCATTCAAACAATGAAGGAATATAACTGGAGTTATG ATCAGTTCATGGTACTTCTTCCTTACTGTGTTGGTGTTATCTTAGCTGAAATTGCTGTTGATTGGACTAAGCATGCATTCATTACAAGATTcaatgaaataacttttgaa gtaTATCGTGATTATAGAATCAGTTTAGCTTATGATTTAGCCAGCTGTAAACTAAAAAAT GCGTTTGCTGATCATTCAGATTTAATATCTCGTAGAATGGGATTTATTCCTTTACCACTTGGAGCTCTAGTCATAAGAGTTGTAAGTGGATCTATAACAATAGTTGGCTTCTGGagctttgtttgtttttttatggtATATCTCTG cctCATCAGTGCCAAAGTCGCAATCAGTATTGCATTGCTTGGTAAAGCTTGTGATGAGATTGAAATGCACAGAAATGCTCAGAAAGAAAAAATGCCTCAGCCTCGGCAATGTAATAGTTTACCATCTAGCTGTCACCATAG tactgaAGATTTAACAAAACTTATTCAACCTAAAAGCATGCCACACAGTCAATGTGCCAGTGCCTCCTCAAGTATTGCCGATATTACAGCAAGAGCAGAAATACTTCAAGAGACTTTAGAGCCAAATCCTCTATTTTCTAATAGCACAGTTAGTTTAAATAGTTTAGGTATGAATGATAATATGTTTGTTAATGAGCAGTTTTCAGCTAATAAACTTGAAACTGGAGCCCCAAGATGGAAGGCTACTGCTACATTTGGGGGTATTCTTAGAACCTCTAATGAAACTGAACCTATAAAAAGAAGAATATCTCTACAAGAGAAAGTTGAATTCTCTGAGGATTCAAAATcttga
- the LOC129966798 gene encoding transmembrane anterior posterior transformation protein 1-like isoform X1, with translation MECKIEETEKTGTPCDTENNTMNNDERLARVAEVLSDQEFSLAEKQKLIFSSDDEHILLPLQETGSKKCDDKNSDNMEKKALLSLTAKSSGVEDVNSSVCKKKEKEKEKVSSVFDYLYGELRRGYLLENDEQRFTERREKFYIFLKIPKEIEKFIIYGFFQCVDAFLFLFTFLPLRSALSVWFLVTRTLKLVFSALFGIHHNYRSLQPAEICDLLKVIILCCVSFSMMYVDTSMLYHIVKSQSVIKLYIMFNMLEVADKLFSSFGQDILDALYWTATEPRGRKREHLGLLPHLCISLVYVFIHTLIVLIQATTLNVAINSQNKALLTIMLSNNFVELKSMVFKKFEKNNLFQMSCSDVRERFHYLILLFIVVIQTMKEYNWSYDQFMVLLPYCVGVILAEIAVDWTKHAFITRFNEITFEVYRDYRISLAYDLASCKLKNAFADHSDLISRRMGFIPLPLGALVIRVVSGSITIVGFWSFVCFFMVYLCLISAKVAISIALLGKACDEIEMHRNAQKEKMPQPRQCNSLPSSCHHSTEDLTKLIQPKSMPHSQCASASSSIADITARAEILQETLEPNPLFSNSTVSLNSLGMNDNMFVNEQFSANKLETGAPRWKATATFGGILRTSNETEPIKRRISLQEKVEFSEDSKS, from the exons ATGGAGTGCAAAATAGAAGAAACTGAGAAAACTGGAACTCCATGTGATACCGAAAATAATACGATGAATAATGATGAAAGGTTAGCTCGAGTAGCTGAAGTTTTGTCAGATCAAGAGTTTTCTTTAGCGgagaagcaaaaattaattttttcttctgatgATGAACATATATTATTACCTTTACAAGAAACAG GTTCTAAAAAATGTGAtgataaaaattcagataatatgGAGAAAAAGGCTTTGTTATCATTAACAGCCAAGTCATCTGGAGTTGAAGATGTCAACTCTTCTgtttgtaaaaagaaagaaaaggagaaagaaaaag TTTCATCTGTCTTTGATTATTTGTATGGTGAATTAAGAAGAGGCTACTTGCTAGAAAATGATGAGCAAAGATTTACTGAAAGGCGTGAAAAGTTTTATATCTTTCTGAAAATCCCTAAAGAAATTGAAAAg TTCATCATATATGGATTCTTCCAGTGTGttgatgcttttttatttttattcacttttctgCCTTTGCGTTCAGCTCTTTCTGTTTGGTTTCTTGTTACACGAACTTTGAAACTTGTATTTAG TGCTTTATTTGGAATACATCATAATTATAGAAGTTTACAACCTGCAGAAATTTGTGACCTTTTGAAAGTTATCATCTTATGTTGTGTGAGCTTCTCTATGATGTATGTTGACACATCAATGTTGTACCATATTGTAAAAAGTCAATCTGTTATTAAGCtgtatataatgtttaatatgcTAGAG gtagctgataaattattttcatcatttggaCAAGACATTCTTGATGCTTTGTACTGGACTGCAACAGAACCAAGGGGAAGAAAAAGGGAACATCTTGGATTATTGCCCCATTTATGTATCAGTCTTGTCTATGTCT TTATTCATACTCTTATTGTTCTGATTCAAGCTACTACTTTAAATGTTGCCATAAATTCGCAAAATAAGGCCTTACTTACCATAATGCTATCAAATAat TTTGTTGAACTGAAAagcatggtttttaaaaaatttgaaaaaaacaacttatttcaAATGTCTTGTAGTGATGTCAGAGAAAGGTTTCATTACTTGATTCTCTTATTCATAGTTGTCATTCAAACAATGAAGGAATATAACTGGAGTTATG ATCAGTTCATGGTACTTCTTCCTTACTGTGTTGGTGTTATCTTAGCTGAAATTGCTGTTGATTGGACTAAGCATGCATTCATTACAAGATTcaatgaaataacttttgaa gtaTATCGTGATTATAGAATCAGTTTAGCTTATGATTTAGCCAGCTGTAAACTAAAAAAT GCGTTTGCTGATCATTCAGATTTAATATCTCGTAGAATGGGATTTATTCCTTTACCACTTGGAGCTCTAGTCATAAGAGTTGTAAGTGGATCTATAACAATAGTTGGCTTCTGGagctttgtttgtttttttatggtATATCTCTG cctCATCAGTGCCAAAGTCGCAATCAGTATTGCATTGCTTGGTAAAGCTTGTGATGAGATTGAAATGCACAGAAATGCTCAGAAAGAAAAAATGCCTCAGCCTCGGCAATGTAATAGTTTACCATCTAGCTGTCACCATAG tactgaAGATTTAACAAAACTTATTCAACCTAAAAGCATGCCACACAGTCAATGTGCCAGTGCCTCCTCAAGTATTGCCGATATTACAGCAAGAGCAGAAATACTTCAAGAGACTTTAGAGCCAAATCCTCTATTTTCTAATAGCACAGTTAGTTTAAATAGTTTAGGTATGAATGATAATATGTTTGTTAATGAGCAGTTTTCAGCTAATAAACTTGAAACTGGAGCCCCAAGATGGAAGGCTACTGCTACATTTGGGGGTATTCTTAGAACCTCTAATGAAACTGAACCTATAAAAAGAAGAATATCTCTACAAGAGAAAGTTGAATTCTCTGAGGATTCAAAATcttga